A stretch of DNA from Nonlabens ponticola:
TCCTGAAATAAGGTGCCGCATCAACACCACTGCCAGCGGCCCATTGCCAATTACCTACATTGCTGGACATTTCATAATCTAGAAGCTTCTCGGCAAAATAGGACTCGCCCCAACGCCAGTCGATGAGTAAATGCTTGCATAAAAAACTAGCGACAAGCATGCGCACGCGGTTGTGCATGTAGCCTGTCTGGTTGAGTTGTCGCATGCCTGCATCCACTAGTTTGTATCCAGTCTCACCTTTTTTCCACTTTTCAAACTCATCCTCATTATTGCGCCATTCAATACGATCATATTTGGATCTAAACGCATTATCTCGCGTTTCAGGAAAGTGAAACAATATCTGCATGAAGAATTCACGCCAGATCAATTCTGATAGGAATGTCATGTTTTTTGATTGCAATCCTTTCTTGACCATTTTACGCGGACTAGCAACACCAAACCTCAGATAAACTCCTAATCTAGTAGTTCCTTCTTGTGCTGGATAATTTCTGGTATCCTCGTAATTCTCAATCGTGGTAGGCTTCACGTCATATTCGGGAACCTCAATGCTACTTTTTTTGAAACCCATATCGGATAAGGTCAGATTAGGTAATCTTGAGTGATCAATACAATTCTCAAGTACAGAGCTGGTGTAGTAAACTCTTAAGCCATCAGCATCGCCGTGTTCTTCTTCAAAACGTTCCAGCCATTTATTTTTATAAGGTGTGTAAACCACATAAGGATCGCCATCGTTCTTGACAACCTCACTCTTTTCAAAAATGACTTGGTCTTTAAAGGTTTTGAACTTAATGTTATGATCGTTCAAAAACTTCTCAATCTCGCCATCGCGATCCTTGGCATAGGGTTCATAATCGCGGTTAGTATAGACACTGGAAACATTGTATTCATCGACCAGATCCTTCCATATTTCGTCTGGTTTGCCGTAGTACATGGCGATGGAACTGCCAACTTCATCTTGCAGTTTGCTACGCATGCGTTGTAATTCTTCAAAGATAAAAGTCACTCGTGCATCATCTTCTGGTAGCTCGTCAAGGATATTCTTGTCAAAAATGAAAATAGGCAGGACAGGCAAATCATCATTGAGAGCCTCATAGAAACCCACATTATCATCCAGCCTCAAATCCCTGCGGAACCAAAAGATATTTACTTTATCAGCCATAAATTATACGGATAAGGATCCTTTACCACCATTAATTCCTAATACTTGACCAGTCATCCAGCCTGCATTTTGTTCCAGTAAATAGACAGCAAGTCCAGCAACATCTTCTGGTGTTCCTACACGCTTTAATGGGTGTAGCTCATCCATTTTTTCTTTTTTGGAATCGTTACTAAGTAATCTACCTGCTAGTGGTGTGTCCACTAGCGATGGTGCGATCACATTGACTCTTACCGTTGGCGCATATTCTGCTGCTAGTGCTTTTGCAAAACCTTCAATGGCACCTTTAGCCGCTGCTACACTGGTATGAAAAGGCATACCTGTTGCCACCGCAACTGTTGAGAAGAATACCGCGCTGCTGCTTTCTGCTTTGGTCAAAAGTGGCATGACTGCTCTGGTTACTTTTACCAGTGAGAAAAAGTTGATCTGCATATCTTCTTCAAACACTTCTTGCTTCAGCATTTTGAAAGGCTTGAGATTGATGCTTCCTGGACAATACACAAAACCATGCAGTGCTTCTGGCAAAGAACTAGTATCTAATTCATCACTCGTTGCATCAAACGGAATGTGGGTCACGCCATCGGGCAAGTTTTCATTCTCGCGTGAGGCAACAAAAACATTGTTGCCATCATGCATGTGTTGGACTATGGCATTCCCTATACCGTGGCTTCCGCCTATGAGTAGAATATTCTTGGACATAATTAGTTGAGTATATCTTGTTTAAGAGTTTGATCGTGATTGCTGGGCTCGTTATAAGCTCCAAAATGTTTGATGAGTGCGCTTTCGCGAAAGCGGAATATTTCTTCTAGCTTGGGTTTTACTAGAAATGGCTGTACCATTTTACCTAGAAATCCCAGCGGTAATCTGTAATGTACCACATCTTCCATAAGCGTGCCGCCTGGAATCTCGCTCACAAAATGTTTGTGGTGCCAGGTCGCGTATGGTCCATACATCTGCTCATCGACAAAGAATTTCTTCTCCTCAACCTGTGTGATGTGTGTGACCCAATTAGTCTTGAAAAAGGGTAGTGGCTTGACGCTGTACTCAATGAGCTGGCCTGGATACATGCCGCGCTCTGTACCGTAGAGTACGGTCATTTCCATTTCTGGTGGCGTGAGCAGTTTGAGGTTGTTGGGATCTGTCAAAAACTCCCAAGCCTCGTCTAGTGAGATAGGTAGTTTTTGTTTGGTGTGTATTTGGTAGAGTTTCAAGCTGTTTTTGTTTGAACTATAAAGATATAGGCCATACAAAAGGCTTGCTGTAAGATCGTGTTAAATTAGAAATCGTCCTTGCGCAACTCACCGTTTGAGTAACGCTTGCCTAAGGAGAATTTGACACCAAAGGATACTATAAAATTGCTCAAATTGTACTCAACCAACTCACGAGCGACTTGTGGTTGTGAGCTAACGGCCGGTCCAAGAATATTATACTCTAGTGGCGATCCTATTGTTGTCACGTATTGTGGTGAGAAAAAAACCTGCACGCTGCGACGGAAGTAATAATTAAACCGGACTCCAGCATCAAAAATTGTAGATACAGACGTTATGCTTTGATTTTCATTTGTGTAAAAGATTTCATTATTCCCATTGAGAAAGGTTCCTCTTCTGGTATCTAGAAAACCAATACCAGTCCTGCCATAAACATCAATTTGAAATCGATTATAAGTCTTACTACCCAAAACTCCAGCGGTAAGAGCATATAAAGTCTCATTTTTTGGGATTCCCGTGCCTGAATTTTCAAAAGCAGTCTCATTATATAGGTGTTTTACAGCCGCCGTAAATGCAAATCGCTTGTTGAAGTAATAATCGTAACTACCTGCAATAGAGAGTCCGCTCAAGGCGATGTTGCCATAATCACCTATAGGCAACGCGACACCTGTTTCCACCATTAAATTATATCTAGGCACTTCTCGCAAATGCACGGGAATACTGTCATTGGACTGCTGTGCGCATAGCAGGCACGGTAAAACGAGTAATAGGATCAAGTACCTCATGCGGTAAAGATAGAAAGAGACTTGGGAAAGCTTTAGGTAAGATTATGATTTTGTTTGTCACGCTTTCGCGAAAGCGGGCTAATTTTAAACATAATAACAATTAAAAATTACTATCATGAGCGATAAAGAGCTAGAAGGAAAATTTGACCAGGCAAAAGGAAAAGTGAAAGAGGAGTACGGTAAATTGACCGACAATGAGAAGAAAGAAGCCGAAGGAAAAGCGGAACAAGCCGAAGGAAAGGCCAAAGAGGCATTTGGTGAAGCAAAAAGAAAAGTGAAGAACGCATTAGGAGGCGATAGCTAGAATGGAAAAGTTGACTGAAGACCAGATTGAAAAACATCTGCAAAAAGTTGAAGGTTGGGATTATTATGATGATGCCATTCATACAACGTTCGAATTTGACAATTTCATGGACGCTTTCTCTGTAATGACGAGAATTGCGCTAGAGGCTGAAAAGATGGAACACCATCCAGACTGGCATAATGTTTACAACACGCTTGAGATCACGCTCAACACACATGATGTAGGCGGCTTGACTGAGAAGGATTTTAAATTAGCAGCAGCCATTGAACATATAGTAGGAGACGAGTAGTCGTCTCCAGCTATTTAAAAATCCCTTAATCGACAGGTTAAGGGATTTTTTGTTTCACAAAGCTTTATATCTGTTTTAATGTAGGATTAAGAATACAATGACCTGCATTGAGGTAACTTTAAAATAAAAGAGAAAGATGAAAAAAATACTGATGATTATTGCGTTTATGGGATCCTTAAGTCTAGGCGCACAAGAGTACATCGCACCTAGTGCAGATGACGATGTGAGTAAAATGGCTAAGGAAATGGCCTTTGACTTTGATAAAAAACTCTCACTGACTGAAAAGCAGTTGTTGATGGTAGAAAAACTGAATGAAGAATTTTTACAGCGTCAAGGTTTAATTTTTGATAATGAAGAACTAACGATAGCCGAGAAGAATTATAGAATGAAAGAAATGTATGAAGAGCAGTCCCGAGAAATGGCAGATATTTTGACTAGACCGCAGTTGGCACGCTACAGGAAAATACGTGGTGAGATACAACCATTAGTAATAATAGAAGAAGAGGATTGATAAAAACCGCCGCAAGGCGGTTTTTTATTTGCATTCTATTGAGAATGATTTAGTTAAGCCTTAAGATTATGTATGGTGAACTCGTTGTAGATTTAAATAAAAATGTCATGAAAAATCTTACTCTACTCTTATTATTAATGGGATGCTTGCAATTGAGTGCGCAAGCATACGTTGAACCTTATGCAGATCAAGAGATCAGTCAAGAAGCAAAAAATCTTGCTCTTGAATTTGATCAGGAACTATCTTTAACTGAGAGGCAACTCATGCTTACAGAAAGAAAAAATGAAGAATTTATTAAACGCTATCAAGAAGTTATTGACGATGATAGTATTGATGTTTCATTAAAGAACAATCTACTAAGTGATCTTTATAGAGAGCAAGGTCGAGAAATGGCTGATATTCTCACGAGACCACAATTGCTAGTTTATAGTAGGATAAGGGATGAGTTGCAACCATTGATTGTTATCAGATAGATAGATGAAATTATAACCGCCGCGAGGCGGTTTTTTTATGCCTTGTTGCAAACACGATGGCATAGCCTTAATTTTACTTTTTTAAACTAGACAGATTACATGGGAAGAGCATTTGAATTCCGCAAGGCGCGCAAGATGAAACGATGGAGCGCCATGTCCAAGGCATTTACAAGAATAGGTAAGGATATCGTTATTGCTGTAAAAGAAGGTGGTCCAGATCCTGATGCCAACGCTCGATTGAGAGCGGTCATACAAAACGCGAAATCTGTGAACATGCCTAAGGCAAACGTGGAGCGCGCTATCAAAAAGGCAAGCGATAAGGACACGGCAAACTATGAAACGGTTCTTTTTGAAGGATATGCGCCTCATGGTATTGCAGTTCTAGTTGAAACCTCTACCGACAATAATAATAGGACTGTAGCAAATGTGCGCAGTTACTTTAATAAGTATGATGGTAGTCTGGGAACCAGTGGATCAGTTGAATTTATGTTTGATCACAAGTGCCATTTTAGGATTCCGGCTGCAGATCACGATCTTGAGGAGCTAGAATTAGAACTTATTGATTATGGTGCAGAAGAGCTATTTCTAGACGAGAAAGATGATGATGATGATAACAGCGTCGATGGTATCATGATCTATGCAGAGTTTCAAAACTATGGTGCGTTGCAAAAAGGGTTGGAAGAAATGGGAATCGAGATTTTGAGTTCTGATTTTGAGTACATACCTACCGTGCAAAAAGAATTGACTGCCGAACAAAGAGAAGATGTGGATAAGCTGCTAGAAAAGCTTGATGAGGATGATGATGTAAATAATGTTTACACGACAATCAAAGAGGATGAGTAATACTTTAATAAAACATTGCCATAGCATTGATCATCTTGACTGTATATTTAAACTCAACCAATAAATTTTAAATCATGGTAAAACAGAAATATCAAAGTGTCCTAGATCTAGGAGAAAAGCTTAACATCATAGGAGGCGACGTCAAAGTAAATGGCGATAAACTTGAGATAAGCGGCACGACAGCCAATCAGTACCAGAAGGATCAATTATGGGATGCAATCAAAGCAGCTGGTGGCGAGAATCCGTCAGATATAAGTGCAGACATTAAGGTCGCTGACAAATCAGTCTATGCGATGCATACGGTTGAAAAAGGCGAATCCTTGAGTTTGATTGCCAAAAAATATTATGGAGACCCTATGAAATACAAAAAGATCTTTGAGGCAAATACAGACAAGCTCAAGAATC
This window harbors:
- a CDS encoding cryptochrome/photolyase family protein, coding for MADKVNIFWFRRDLRLDDNVGFYEALNDDLPVLPIFIFDKNILDELPEDDARVTFIFEELQRMRSKLQDEVGSSIAMYYGKPDEIWKDLVDEYNVSSVYTNRDYEPYAKDRDGEIEKFLNDHNIKFKTFKDQVIFEKSEVVKNDGDPYVVYTPYKNKWLERFEEEHGDADGLRVYYTSSVLENCIDHSRLPNLTLSDMGFKKSSIEVPEYDVKPTTIENYEDTRNYPAQEGTTRLGVYLRFGVASPRKMVKKGLQSKNMTFLSELIWREFFMQILFHFPETRDNAFRSKYDRIEWRNNEDEFEKWKKGETGYKLVDAGMRQLNQTGYMHNRVRMLVASFLCKHLLIDWRWGESYFAEKLLDYEMSSNVGNWQWAAGSGVDAAPYFRIFNPITQKDKFDKNREYIEEFVPEHDTDKYPDMMVDHKEARERCLKTYKDAVA
- a CDS encoding SDR family NAD(P)-dependent oxidoreductase; this translates as MSKNILLIGGSHGIGNAIVQHMHDGNNVFVASRENENLPDGVTHIPFDATSDELDTSSLPEALHGFVYCPGSINLKPFKMLKQEVFEEDMQINFFSLVKVTRAVMPLLTKAESSSAVFFSTVAVATGMPFHTSVAAAKGAIEGFAKALAAEYAPTVRVNVIAPSLVDTPLAGRLLSNDSKKEKMDELHPLKRVGTPEDVAGLAVYLLEQNAGWMTGQVLGINGGKGSLSV
- a CDS encoding SRPBCC family protein, which codes for MKLYQIHTKQKLPISLDEAWEFLTDPNNLKLLTPPEMEMTVLYGTERGMYPGQLIEYSVKPLPFFKTNWVTHITQVEEKKFFVDEQMYGPYATWHHKHFVSEIPGGTLMEDVVHYRLPLGFLGKMVQPFLVKPKLEEIFRFRESALIKHFGAYNEPSNHDQTLKQDILN
- a CDS encoding CsbD family protein, producing MSDKELEGKFDQAKGKVKEEYGKLTDNEKKEAEGKAEQAEGKAKEAFGEAKRKVKNALGGDS
- a CDS encoding 4a-hydroxytetrahydrobiopterin dehydratase; the protein is MEKLTEDQIEKHLQKVEGWDYYDDAIHTTFEFDNFMDAFSVMTRIALEAEKMEHHPDWHNVYNTLEITLNTHDVGGLTEKDFKLAAAIEHIVGDE
- a CDS encoding YebC/PmpR family DNA-binding transcriptional regulator, whose translation is MGRAFEFRKARKMKRWSAMSKAFTRIGKDIVIAVKEGGPDPDANARLRAVIQNAKSVNMPKANVERAIKKASDKDTANYETVLFEGYAPHGIAVLVETSTDNNNRTVANVRSYFNKYDGSLGTSGSVEFMFDHKCHFRIPAADHDLEELELELIDYGAEELFLDEKDDDDDNSVDGIMIYAEFQNYGALQKGLEEMGIEILSSDFEYIPTVQKELTAEQREDVDKLLEKLDEDDDVNNVYTTIKEDE
- a CDS encoding LysM peptidoglycan-binding domain-containing protein, coding for MVKQKYQSVLDLGEKLNIIGGDVKVNGDKLEISGTTANQYQKDQLWDAIKAAGGENPSDISADIKVADKSVYAMHTVEKGESLSLIAKKYYGDPMKYKKIFEANTDKLKNPDVIHPGQELIIPNK